Proteins co-encoded in one Aspergillus luchuensis IFO 4308 DNA, chromosome 6, nearly complete sequence genomic window:
- a CDS encoding D-isomer specific 2-hydroxyacid dehydrogenase family protein (COG:C;~EggNog:ENOG410QE5F;~InterPro:IPR036291,IPR029752,IPR006140;~go_function: GO:0051287 - NAD binding [Evidence IEA];~go_process: GO:0055114 - oxidation-reduction process [Evidence IEA]), giving the protein MESQEFLLILMPCAFPDTWIDTLKSAVPHMRIEKREIDRFATELPTDISPETWKEVTALFTWKLLPPKELVPSLQYVQLLSAGCNHVLGTQLFDETDVAFCTANGVHPPQITEWVFMTFLAFQHHLPAYLDNQKAGKWIDPTSDEDTEDAVGLRVGIMGYGSIGRQCARVAKAFGMDVHAFTLHPRATPESRKADSYSEPGLGDEDGTFPSKWFWGKDQLNDFLGSDLDLLVITVPLTGQTRGLIGREQFAQLSKKKAYVSNIARGAVIKTDDLMEALDAGQIRGAALDVTDPEPLPADHKLWGYKNVIITPHCSGNSTHYNDRAIKILQSNLERRARGQHLINQVDKELGY; this is encoded by the exons ATGGAATCCCAGGAATTCCTACTGATTCTCATGCCCTGTGCTTTCCCAGACACATGGATCGATACCCTGAAAAGCGCTGTGCCCCACATGCGCATCGAGAAACGCGAAATTGACCGATTTGCTACGGAGCTGCCCACTGATATCTCCCCCGAGACATGGAAAGAGGTTACAGCACTCTTTACCTGGAAGCTTCTTCCGCCCAAAGAACTGGTTCCAAGTCTACAATATGTCCAACTCTTGAGTGCCGGGTGCAATCATGTTCTGGGTACACAGCTGTTTGATGAGACAGACGTTGCATTCTGTACAGCGAATGGAGTCCATCC ACCTCAAATCACAGAATGGGTGTTCATGACCTTCCTTGCCTTTCAGCACCATC TCCCGGCATACCTTGACAACCAGAAAGCCGGTAAATGGATCGACCCGACATCGGATGAGGACACTGAGGATGCAGTTGGCCTCAGAGT TGGAATCATGGGCTATGGAAGTATCGGCCGGCAATGCGCCCGAGTCGCCAAAGCCTTTGGCATGGACGTCCATGCCTTTACACTACACCCCCGAGCCACGCCGGAATCACGAAAAGCAGATTCATATAGCGAGCCAGGCCTTGGGGACGAAGACGGTACATTTCCGTCAAAGTGGTTTTGGGGCAAAGATCAACTCAATGACTTCCTGGGTTCAGATCTCGACTTGCTGGTGATTACTGTCCCGCTGACTGGGCAGACACGAGGCCTGATCGGGCGGGAGCAATTCGCCCAGctcagcaagaagaaggcttaTGTTAGCAACATTGCCCGGGGAGCAGTGATCAAAACGGATGATCTTATGGAAGCCCTGGATGCGGGTCAGATCCGAGGCGCAGCACTGGATGTTACAGATCCGGAGCCATTGCCAGCTGACCATAAGCTGTGGGGGTATAAGAATGTCATCATTACTCCGCATTGCAGTGGGAATTCAACCCACTATAATGATCGTGCTATTAAGATACTGCAGAGCAATTTGGAAAGACGGGCTCGTGGACAGCATCTGATCAACCAAGTTGATAAAGAGTTGGGATACTGA